From the Sphingomonas suaedae genome, one window contains:
- the dnaJ gene encoding molecular chaperone DnaJ translates to MTTQTDYYELLGCSRDADDATIKSAFRKLAIQCHPDKHGGCKQQEAKFKAINEAYDVLKDPQKRAAYDRFGHAGPQGMGGGGQGFDGFADIFESMFGEFMGGGGRGGQTRRGADLRYDMEITLEDAFHGKQTDITIDVSGPCEPCGGTGASPGTMAKSCATCRGHGKVRAQQGFFVVERTCPSCHGAGQTIADPCRNCRGEGRVDKTVTLAVNVPPGVDEGTRIRLSGQGEAGARGAPPGDLYIFIHIRPHSLFEREGTTLFARAPISFTTAALGGEIEIPGPDGEVHRIPLHPGTQSGREVRHRGAGMPVLQGRGRGDLVVRIEVEIPTKLTCEQRELLEQFRALETGEECPVSTGFFDKLKKAVGG, encoded by the coding sequence ATGACCACCCAGACTGACTATTATGAACTGCTAGGCTGTTCGCGCGATGCGGATGACGCGACGATCAAGTCGGCGTTTCGCAAGCTCGCGATCCAGTGCCACCCCGACAAACATGGCGGGTGCAAGCAGCAGGAAGCCAAGTTCAAGGCAATCAACGAAGCCTATGACGTCCTGAAGGACCCGCAGAAGCGCGCGGCCTATGACCGGTTCGGCCATGCCGGGCCGCAGGGCATGGGTGGCGGCGGTCAGGGCTTTGACGGCTTTGCCGATATCTTCGAATCCATGTTTGGCGAGTTCATGGGCGGTGGCGGACGGGGCGGCCAGACCCGGCGCGGCGCGGACCTGCGCTATGACATGGAAATCACGCTGGAAGACGCCTTTCACGGCAAGCAGACCGACATCACCATCGACGTGTCTGGCCCGTGCGAGCCATGCGGAGGCACCGGCGCCTCGCCGGGGACGATGGCCAAGAGCTGTGCCACCTGTCGCGGCCATGGCAAGGTGCGCGCGCAGCAGGGCTTTTTCGTGGTCGAGCGGACCTGTCCCTCCTGCCATGGCGCGGGACAGACGATCGCCGATCCGTGCCGCAACTGTCGCGGCGAGGGGCGCGTCGACAAGACGGTGACGCTGGCGGTGAATGTGCCGCCCGGCGTGGACGAAGGCACGCGCATCCGCCTGTCCGGCCAGGGCGAGGCCGGCGCGCGCGGTGCCCCTCCGGGCGACCTCTATATCTTCATCCATATCCGGCCGCATTCGCTGTTCGAACGCGAAGGCACGACGCTGTTCGCGCGCGCGCCGATCAGCTTCACGACGGCTGCGCTGGGCGGCGAGATCGAAATTCCCGGACCTGATGGCGAGGTCCACCGCATCCCCCTCCATCCCGGCACCCAGAGCGGGCGCGAGGTGCGCCATCGCGGCGCGGGTATGCCCGTGCTGCAGGGCCGTGGACGCGGCGACCTGGTCGTGCGGATCGAGGTGGAAATCCCGACCAAACTGACCTGCGAGCAGCGCGAATTGCTCGAACAGTTCCGCGCGCTCGAAACGGGCGAGGAATGCCCGGTGTCGACAGGGTTCTTCGACAAGCTGAAAAAGGCGGTTGGCGGCTGA
- a CDS encoding type ISP restriction/modification enzyme: MPVTQALQAFAQRIRDVRRANAEVPETGLAPAFQALIETLLPLLPAAPALTVVPEFRNPGVGRPDIALVRPGAPARAFIELKAPDQPGDPTRWRGHNKAQFQRFGELPSWGISNFSEFRLFERDAEVGFAIVVPARALRPDTADAEANRLIANENPDAFLNLLTRVCAADAPAARDAEHLAQLLAHSARLVRGIVQDRLAELHAEQNDRAALMQVRKEFRDVLYAHPEAGGYSANDFDTLFSAAFAQTLAFGLLLVREGTDGPVDHRAWERMPEEHPLMRTALRVLSMEEVVQDVGIGFDVMLDTVNSFAAEILAIRPDGRDPILYFYEDFLETFDPAARERYGVYYTPIEVVRYMAGALDRALRENLNTQGLQDPNVTILDPATGTGTFLLGIAERVRNQVEAANGPVEARMALRDLARRMFGFELLVGPYAVAHYRLHHALRARREGDEGEPLELPRLGVYLTDTLAQPGAAAPAGPLGFVSDGIADERHAADEVKAREPILAIIGNPPYKRLEEGENETLVGRWMDDLWDDLKRPVRDAGQGNQLNTFPEFSVAFWRWAIWKLFEAENAPQRGVIAFITNRKFLTGWPYAGLRKMMREKFDRIEVIDLRGDVRAGPRGDVASDQGVFNIMVGTAITLAIADGSKAEGELAEVRYFDSWSDDLFSRRAKLVRLAVHSEAGTFEAAEGVENDLLESFRPLPFTDFNGVHLKQVFAYTRGGIQTKRDSFIYATSAHALTAQIRRFLAAPHGEARAMFHDSRDKKSAQARLIPFNETNIRSVSYRPLDHRVLYNHSAYGDFLRPELQQVWGHNNVCLYSLKSNTGAGPAVWCHGLLPDYHSIKGSNGGYAFPLYDRRSGPDATNLNPALIEGLSLAYGRPVTAPDVFDAILCLLSATSYTHRFAEDLEDTFPHVAFPADHEVFTRAVAIGCDIREIETFARLPEIPQGLCAIASEPTGAVASGVAAGYADGAITLCENGSGRITGIPEPVWRFAVSGYRVLPRWIEGREGVAADLAFVRELRDVAARIAALLHSFDAADLVLADTLADSLTREELGLDDAAPDQDEDA, from the coding sequence ATGCCAGTTACACAAGCACTTCAAGCCTTCGCACAGCGGATTCGCGACGTTCGGCGCGCAAATGCCGAGGTGCCGGAGACCGGGCTCGCGCCGGCATTTCAGGCACTGATCGAGACGCTGTTGCCGTTGCTGCCTGCCGCACCCGCGCTGACCGTCGTGCCGGAGTTTCGCAATCCCGGCGTCGGACGTCCTGACATCGCGCTGGTTCGGCCGGGTGCCCCTGCCCGTGCATTCATCGAGCTGAAGGCCCCCGATCAGCCGGGCGACCCCACTCGCTGGAGAGGGCATAACAAGGCACAGTTTCAGCGGTTCGGCGAACTGCCGAGCTGGGGCATCAGCAATTTCAGCGAGTTCCGACTGTTCGAACGGGACGCGGAGGTCGGCTTCGCAATCGTCGTTCCCGCCCGTGCGCTGCGCCCCGATACGGCGGACGCGGAGGCGAACCGGCTGATCGCGAACGAAAATCCCGATGCGTTTCTGAACCTGCTGACCCGAGTCTGCGCAGCCGATGCGCCTGCCGCGCGCGATGCGGAGCATCTGGCGCAGTTGCTGGCCCATTCAGCGCGGCTGGTGCGCGGGATCGTGCAGGACCGGCTGGCCGAACTCCACGCCGAGCAGAACGACCGGGCCGCGCTGATGCAGGTGCGGAAAGAATTTCGGGACGTGCTCTATGCCCACCCGGAGGCGGGCGGTTATTCCGCGAATGATTTCGACACGCTGTTTTCCGCTGCGTTTGCCCAGACGCTGGCGTTCGGATTGCTGCTGGTGCGCGAAGGAACGGACGGGCCGGTCGATCACCGCGCGTGGGAACGGATGCCGGAGGAACATCCGCTGATGCGCACCGCGCTGCGCGTCCTTTCGATGGAAGAAGTGGTTCAGGACGTCGGCATCGGCTTCGATGTCATGCTGGACACGGTGAACAGCTTCGCCGCGGAAATTCTGGCGATCCGGCCCGACGGGCGTGACCCGATCCTGTATTTCTACGAAGACTTTCTGGAGACGTTCGATCCGGCGGCGCGCGAGCGTTATGGCGTCTATTACACCCCGATCGAGGTGGTGCGGTACATGGCCGGGGCGCTCGACCGGGCGCTGCGCGAGAATCTGAACACGCAGGGGTTGCAAGACCCGAATGTCACGATCCTGGACCCGGCGACGGGGACCGGCACCTTCCTGTTGGGCATTGCCGAGCGGGTGCGCAACCAGGTGGAAGCCGCCAACGGGCCGGTCGAGGCGCGGATGGCGCTGCGCGATCTGGCGCGGCGGATGTTTGGGTTCGAGTTGCTGGTCGGCCCGTATGCGGTGGCGCATTACCGGTTGCACCATGCATTGCGGGCGCGGCGCGAGGGCGATGAGGGGGAACCGCTGGAGCTACCGCGGCTGGGCGTTTACCTGACCGATACGCTGGCGCAGCCGGGTGCGGCGGCACCGGCCGGTCCGCTGGGGTTCGTGTCGGACGGCATTGCGGATGAGCGGCACGCCGCCGACGAGGTGAAGGCGCGTGAGCCGATCCTGGCGATCATCGGCAATCCGCCGTACAAGCGGCTGGAGGAAGGCGAGAACGAAACGCTGGTCGGCCGCTGGATGGACGATCTGTGGGACGATTTGAAGCGGCCGGTGCGCGACGCGGGACAGGGCAACCAGCTCAATACCTTCCCCGAATTCTCGGTCGCCTTCTGGCGTTGGGCGATCTGGAAATTGTTCGAGGCCGAGAATGCGCCGCAGCGCGGGGTGATCGCGTTCATCACCAATCGCAAATTCCTGACCGGGTGGCCCTATGCTGGCCTGCGCAAGATGATGCGCGAGAAGTTCGACCGGATCGAGGTGATCGACCTGCGCGGCGATGTGCGCGCCGGGCCACGCGGCGACGTGGCGAGCGATCAGGGCGTATTCAATATCATGGTCGGCACCGCGATCACGCTGGCGATTGCGGATGGCAGCAAGGCCGAAGGCGAACTGGCGGAGGTCCGGTATTTCGATAGTTGGTCGGATGACCTTTTCTCGCGGCGAGCGAAGTTAGTGCGCCTCGCTGTCCATTCGGAAGCGGGGACTTTCGAAGCGGCCGAAGGCGTAGAAAACGATCTTCTGGAATCGTTTCGACCCTTACCGTTTACTGATTTCAACGGCGTGCATCTCAAACAAGTATTTGCCTACACCCGAGGGGGCATTCAAACCAAACGTGACTCATTCATTTATGCTACATCCGCTCATGCGCTCACCGCACAGATTCGCCGGTTTTTAGCTGCTCCTCACGGCGAGGCACGCGCGATGTTTCACGATAGTCGCGATAAGAAGTCTGCCCAAGCCCGGCTCATCCCGTTCAATGAAACGAACATTCGGAGCGTCTCTTATCGGCCCTTGGATCACCGCGTGCTCTACAATCACTCCGCCTATGGCGATTTTCTGAGACCTGAACTTCAGCAAGTTTGGGGGCACAACAACGTCTGCCTTTACTCGCTAAAATCGAATACCGGTGCCGGCCCTGCCGTGTGGTGTCACGGCCTACTGCCTGATTACCACTCCATCAAAGGCAGCAATGGCGGCTACGCCTTCCCGCTCTACGACCGGCGCTCTGGCCCCGATGCCACCAACCTCAACCCGGCACTGATCGAGGGACTTTCGCTCGCCTATGGTCGACCGGTCACTGCACCGGATGTGTTCGACGCGATCCTGTGCCTGTTGTCCGCCACCAGCTACACTCACCGCTTCGCCGAAGACCTGGAGGACACCTTCCCGCATGTCGCCTTTCCGGCGGACCATGAAGTGTTCACCCGCGCAGTGGCGATCGGCTGCGACATTCGCGAGATCGAGACCTTTGCGCGTCTTCCTGAAATCCCGCAGGGGCTGTGCGCCATCGCGAGCGAGCCGACCGGCGCGGTCGCCAGCGGCGTGGCCGCCGGCTATGCCGATGGCGCGATCACGCTGTGCGAGAATGGCAGCGGCAGGATCACCGGCATCCCCGAACCCGTTTGGCGTTTTGCCGTGAGCGGTTATCGCGTGCTGCCGCGCTGGATCGAAGGGCGCGAAGGCGTTGCCGCCGATCTGGCGTTCGTCCGGGAGCTGCGCGATGTGGCGGCACGGATCGCCGCACTTCTCCACAGTTTCGACGCAGCCGACCTTGTGCTGGCCGACACGCTGGCGGATAGTCTGACGCGTGAGGAACTGGGGCTGGACGATGCCGCCCCGGACCAAGATGAGGACGCATGA
- the uvrA gene encoding excinuclease ABC subunit UvrA, which translates to MALTHISVRGAREHNLKGVDIDIPRDTLTVITGLSGSGKSSLAFDTIYAEGQRRYVESLSAYARQFLEMMQKPDVEHIDGLSPAISIEQKTTSRNPRSTVATVTEIYDYMRLLWARIGIPYSPATGLPIAAQTVSQMVDRVLALPEGTRLLLLAPVVRGRKGEYRKELAEWQKAGFQRVRIDGETWLIEDAPALDKKYKHDIEVVIDRLVVRDDIATRLAESFETALKLADGLAYVDLVDTTVSSLSPSGERVGERGSAVREAPQAFTHDVAPAKAGASSEGAMPPETPASAGVTKGGMKNTGIPDNRIVFSERFACPVSGFTIAEIEPRLFSFNAPQGACPACDGLGEKQIFDEDLVVPNHDLSIKKGAVVPWAKSNPPSPYYMQVLGSLAREFGFSLDTPWKDLPEEVHYLILHGSRGKPVTLTFVDGRKSYDVKKPFEGVIGNLNRRMLQTESAWMREELSKYQAAHPCETCHGARLKPEALAVKVAMRDISSVTRLSVADAVPFFKTLPDALTPQQQEIARAILKEIDERLGFLNNVGLDYLNLDRTSGTLSGGESQRIRLASQIGSGLSGVLYVLDEPSIGLHQRDNDMLLVTLRRLRDLGNTVLVVEHDEDAIRSADYVIDMGPGAGVHGGEVVAQGTLEQVLASTDSVTADYLSGRREVAVPNKRRKGNGKKLTVHNATANNLTGVTASIPLGTFTCITGVSGSGKSSFTIDTLYAAAARALNGARVLAGKHEKITGLDHLDKVIDIDQSPIGRTPRSNPATYTGAFTNIRDWFAGLPEAQARGYKPGRFSFNVKGGRCEACQGDGVLKIEMHFLPDVYVTCDVCHGQRYNRETLEVKFKGRSIADVLDMTVEDAVEFFKAVPPIRDKMAMLAEVGLGYIKVGQQATTLSGGEAQRVKLAKELSRRATGQTLYILDEPTTGLHFEDVRKLLEVLHALVEQGNTVVVIEHNLDVIKTADWILDLGPEGGVKGGEIVAEGTPEKVAKEPRSYTGKYLAPLLERGGVKARVEVAAE; encoded by the coding sequence ATGGCTTTGACTCACATTTCCGTACGTGGCGCGCGCGAGCATAATCTCAAGGGCGTGGACATCGACATTCCGCGCGATACGCTGACCGTCATCACCGGCCTGTCAGGCTCGGGGAAGTCGAGCCTCGCCTTCGACACCATCTATGCCGAGGGGCAGCGCCGCTATGTCGAGTCCTTGAGCGCCTATGCGCGCCAGTTCCTCGAGATGATGCAGAAGCCCGATGTCGAGCATATCGACGGCCTCTCGCCCGCGATCAGCATCGAGCAGAAGACCACCAGCCGCAACCCGCGCTCGACCGTCGCGACGGTGACCGAGATCTATGATTACATGCGCCTGCTCTGGGCGCGCATCGGCATCCCCTACAGCCCCGCGACCGGCCTGCCGATCGCCGCGCAGACCGTCAGCCAGATGGTCGACCGCGTCCTCGCGCTGCCCGAGGGGACGCGCCTGCTGCTGCTCGCCCCGGTCGTGCGCGGCCGCAAGGGCGAGTATCGCAAGGAGCTGGCCGAATGGCAGAAGGCCGGCTTCCAGCGCGTCCGCATCGATGGCGAAACCTGGCTGATCGAGGACGCCCCCGCGCTCGACAAGAAGTACAAGCACGACATCGAGGTGGTGATCGACCGCCTCGTCGTCCGCGACGACATCGCCACGCGGCTCGCGGAGAGCTTCGAAACCGCGCTGAAACTGGCGGATGGCCTGGCGTACGTCGACCTGGTGGATACCACGGTAAGCTCCCTCTCCCCTTCAGGGGAGAGGGTCGGGGAGAGGGGCAGTGCGGTTCGCGAAGCCCCACAGGCGTTCACCCACGACGTCGCCCCAGCGAAAGCTGGGGCCTCCAGCGAAGGCGCGATGCCGCCAGAGACCCCAGCTTCCGCTGGGGTGACGAAGGGCGGCATGAAAAACACCGGCATCCCCGACAACCGCATCGTCTTCTCCGAACGCTTCGCCTGTCCGGTCAGCGGCTTCACCATCGCCGAGATCGAGCCGCGCCTGTTCTCCTTCAACGCCCCGCAGGGCGCCTGCCCGGCATGCGACGGCCTCGGCGAAAAGCAGATCTTCGACGAAGACCTCGTCGTCCCCAACCACGATCTCAGCATCAAGAAGGGCGCGGTCGTCCCCTGGGCCAAGTCCAACCCGCCCAGCCCCTATTACATGCAAGTCCTCGGCAGCCTCGCGCGCGAGTTCGGCTTCAGCCTCGACACCCCGTGGAAGGACCTGCCCGAGGAGGTCCACTATCTCATCCTCCACGGCAGCCGCGGCAAGCCGGTCACGCTCACCTTCGTCGACGGTCGCAAAAGCTACGACGTGAAGAAGCCGTTCGAGGGCGTCATCGGCAACCTCAACCGCCGGATGCTCCAGACCGAAAGCGCGTGGATGCGCGAAGAGCTGAGCAAGTACCAGGCCGCGCACCCGTGCGAAACCTGCCACGGCGCCCGCCTCAAGCCCGAGGCGCTGGCGGTCAAGGTGGCGATGCGCGACATCTCCAGCGTCACCCGCCTGTCGGTCGCCGACGCGGTCCCCTTCTTCAAGACGCTGCCCGACGCGCTCACCCCGCAGCAGCAGGAAATCGCCCGCGCGATCCTCAAGGAAATCGACGAACGCCTCGGCTTCCTCAACAATGTCGGGCTCGATTATCTCAACCTCGATCGCACCAGCGGCACGCTGTCGGGCGGCGAGAGCCAGCGCATCCGCCTCGCGTCGCAGATCGGCTCGGGCCTCTCCGGCGTCCTCTACGTCCTCGACGAGCCCAGCATCGGCCTGCACCAGCGCGACAACGACATGCTGCTCGTCACGCTGCGTCGCCTGCGCGATCTCGGCAACACCGTGCTGGTGGTCGAGCATGACGAGGATGCGATCCGCAGCGCCGACTATGTCATCGACATGGGGCCGGGCGCCGGCGTGCATGGCGGCGAGGTCGTGGCGCAGGGCACGCTCGAACAGGTGCTCGCCAGCACCGACAGCGTCACCGCCGACTATCTCTCCGGCCGCCGCGAAGTCGCGGTCCCGAACAAGCGGCGCAAGGGCAATGGGAAGAAGCTCACCGTCCACAACGCCACCGCCAACAACCTCACCGGCGTTACCGCGAGCATCCCGCTCGGCACCTTCACCTGCATCACCGGCGTGTCCGGATCGGGCAAGTCGAGCTTCACCATCGACACGCTCTACGCCGCCGCCGCGCGCGCGCTCAACGGCGCCCGCGTCCTCGCCGGCAAGCATGAGAAGATCACCGGCCTCGACCATCTCGACAAGGTGATCGACATCGATCAGTCGCCGATCGGCCGCACCCCGCGCTCGAACCCGGCCACTTACACGGGCGCCTTCACCAACATCCGCGACTGGTTCGCCGGGCTACCGGAGGCGCAGGCGCGCGGCTACAAGCCCGGCCGGTTCAGCTTCAACGTCAAGGGCGGCCGGTGCGAGGCGTGCCAGGGCGACGGCGTGCTCAAGATCGAGATGCACTTCCTCCCCGACGTCTACGTCACCTGCGACGTATGCCACGGCCAGCGCTACAACCGCGAGACGCTGGAGGTGAAGTTCAAGGGGCGCAGCATCGCCGACGTGCTCGACATGACGGTCGAGGATGCGGTGGAGTTCTTCAAGGCCGTCCCCCCGATCCGCGACAAGATGGCGATGCTCGCGGAGGTGGGCCTCGGCTATATCAAGGTCGGGCAACAGGCCACGACCCTGTCCGGCGGCGAGGCGCAGCGCGTCAAGCTCGCCAAGGAACTCTCCCGCCGCGCCACCGGCCAGACGCTCTACATCCTCGACGAACCCACGACGGGCCTGCATTTCGAGGACGTCCGCAAGCTGCTGGAGGTCCTCCACGCGCTGGTCGAACAGGGCAACACCGTGGTGGTGATCGAGCATAATCTCGACGTGATCAAGACCGCCGACTGGATTCTCGACCTCGGCCCCGAAGGCGGCGTCAAGGGCGGCGAGATCGTCGCCGAAGGCACGCCGGAAAAGGTGGCGAAGGAACCGCGCAGCTACACTGGGAAGTATCTTGCGCCGTTGCTGGAGCGGGGCGGGGTGAAGGCGCGGGTTGAGGTGGCGGCGGAGTAG
- a CDS encoding pseudouridine synthase, whose amino-acid sequence MLILFNKPWGVLSQFTDEGSGHPTLADYIDVPGVYPAGRLDRDSEGLLLLTDDGRLQARIADPRHKVAKTYWVQVEGEPDAAALEALARGVRLKDGLTLPAEVERIDPPDLWPRDPPVRFRKSVPDCWISLTIREGRNRQVRRMTAAVGHPTLRLVRQRIFGRVGDWSLDGVAPGNWRET is encoded by the coding sequence ATGCTCATTCTGTTCAACAAGCCCTGGGGCGTGCTCTCGCAATTCACCGATGAGGGGAGCGGGCATCCGACGCTGGCCGACTATATCGATGTGCCGGGGGTCTATCCGGCGGGTCGGCTCGATCGCGACAGCGAGGGGCTGTTGCTGCTGACCGATGACGGGCGGTTGCAGGCGCGGATCGCGGACCCGCGGCACAAGGTCGCCAAGACCTATTGGGTGCAGGTCGAGGGCGAACCCGATGCGGCGGCGCTGGAGGCGCTGGCGCGCGGCGTGCGGCTGAAGGACGGGCTGACGCTGCCGGCGGAGGTCGAGCGGATCGACCCGCCCGATCTGTGGCCGCGCGACCCGCCGGTGCGGTTTCGCAAGAGCGTGCCGGATTGCTGGATTTCGCTCACGATCCGGGAGGGCCGCAACCGGCAGGTACGGCGGATGACCGCAGCGGTAGGGCATCCGACGCTGCGGCTGGTGCGCCAAAGGATTTTTGGGCGTGTGGGCGATTGGTCGCTGGACGGGGTGGCGCCGGGGAACTGGCGGGAAACATGA
- the dnaK gene encoding molecular chaperone DnaK gives MGKVIGIDLGTTNSCVAVMEGGKPKVIENAEGARTTPSIVAFAKDGERLIGQPAKRQAVTNPDNTVFAVKRLIGRRFDDPITKKDTELVPYTIVKGANGDAWVKAGGEDYSPSQISAFILQKMKETAESYLGETVSQAVITVPAYFNDAQRQATKDAGKIAGLEVLRIINEPTAAALAYGLEKTDGKTIAVYDLGGGTFDISILEIGDGVFEVKATNGDTFLGGEDFDSKLVQYFADEFKKTEGIDLTKDKLALQRLKEAAEKAKIELSSAQTTEVNLPFITADQNGPKHLVKTLSRAELERLVDDLISRTLEPCRKALADAGVKAAQIDEVVLVGGMTRMPKVRQIVKEFFGKEPHTGVNPDEVVAIGAAIQAGVLQGDVKDVLLLDVTPLSLGIETLGGVFTRMIDRNTTIPTKKSQVYSTADDNQQAVTIRVFQGEREMAADNKMLGQFDLVGIPPAPRGVPQIEVVFDIDANGIVNVSAKDKGTGKEQQIRIQASGGLSDSDIDQMVRDAEQFAEEDKKRRAAAEAKNNAESLIHTTERQLAENGDKVDDALKGEIQSAIDAAKAAVESGDADAMNEKSQALAQVAMKLGQAIYEKQQQSEASPAADGAAAGSEAGGEEVVDAEFSEVDDNKA, from the coding sequence ATGGGTAAGGTTATCGGAATCGATCTCGGCACGACCAACAGCTGCGTGGCAGTGATGGAGGGCGGCAAGCCCAAGGTGATCGAGAATGCAGAGGGCGCGCGTACCACGCCGTCCATCGTCGCCTTCGCCAAGGACGGCGAGCGACTGATCGGCCAGCCGGCCAAGCGCCAGGCGGTCACCAACCCCGACAATACCGTCTTTGCGGTCAAGCGCCTGATCGGCCGCCGCTTTGACGATCCCATCACCAAGAAGGACACCGAGCTGGTCCCCTACACGATCGTGAAGGGTGCGAACGGCGACGCATGGGTCAAGGCGGGCGGCGAGGATTATTCGCCGAGCCAGATCAGCGCGTTCATCCTTCAGAAGATGAAGGAAACCGCCGAGAGCTATCTGGGCGAGACGGTAAGCCAGGCGGTCATCACCGTTCCTGCATATTTCAACGACGCACAGCGCCAGGCGACCAAGGACGCGGGCAAGATCGCGGGCCTCGAAGTGCTGCGCATCATCAACGAGCCGACCGCGGCAGCGCTGGCCTATGGCCTCGAGAAGACCGACGGCAAGACGATCGCGGTCTATGACCTTGGCGGCGGCACGTTCGACATCTCGATCCTCGAGATTGGCGACGGCGTGTTCGAGGTGAAGGCGACCAATGGCGACACCTTCCTGGGCGGCGAGGACTTCGACTCCAAGCTGGTCCAGTATTTCGCCGACGAGTTCAAGAAGACCGAGGGCATCGACCTGACCAAGGACAAGCTCGCGCTGCAGCGGCTCAAGGAAGCCGCCGAGAAGGCGAAGATCGAGCTGTCCTCGGCGCAGACGACCGAGGTCAACCTGCCCTTCATCACCGCGGACCAGAATGGTCCGAAGCATCTGGTCAAGACGCTTAGCCGCGCCGAGCTGGAGCGTTTGGTCGACGACCTGATCTCGCGCACGCTGGAGCCGTGCCGCAAGGCGCTGGCCGATGCGGGCGTGAAGGCCGCGCAGATCGACGAAGTGGTGCTGGTCGGCGGCATGACGCGGATGCCCAAGGTGCGCCAGATCGTGAAGGAGTTCTTCGGCAAGGAACCGCATACCGGCGTGAACCCCGATGAGGTGGTGGCGATCGGTGCGGCGATCCAGGCCGGCGTGCTGCAGGGCGACGTCAAGGACGTGCTGCTGCTCGACGTGACCCCGCTGAGCCTCGGCATCGAGACGCTGGGTGGCGTGTTCACCCGCATGATCGACCGCAACACCACGATCCCGACCAAGAAGAGCCAGGTCTATTCGACTGCCGATGACAATCAGCAGGCGGTGACGATCCGGGTGTTCCAGGGCGAGCGCGAAATGGCGGCGGATAACAAGATGCTGGGTCAGTTCGACCTCGTCGGCATCCCCCCTGCCCCGCGCGGCGTGCCGCAGATCGAGGTCGTGTTCGACATCGACGCCAACGGCATCGTCAACGTGTCCGCCAAGGACAAGGGCACGGGCAAGGAGCAGCAGATCCGTATCCAGGCCAGCGGTGGCCTGTCGGACAGCGACATCGACCAGATGGTGCGCGACGCCGAGCAGTTCGCCGAAGAGGACAAGAAGCGCCGTGCGGCGGCCGAGGCGAAGAACAACGCCGAAAGCCTGATCCACACCACCGAACGCCAGCTCGCCGAGAATGGCGACAAGGTCGACGACGCGCTGAAGGGCGAAATCCAGTCGGCGATCGACGCGGCCAAGGCGGCTGTCGAGAGCGGCGACGCGGATGCGATGAACGAGAAGAGCCAGGCGCTTGCCCAGGTCGCGATGAAGCTGGGCCAGGCGATCTATGAGAAGCAGCAGCAGTCCGAAGCCAGCCCGGCCGCGGACGGCGCGGCTGCGGGGAGTGAGGCTGGCGGCGAGGAAGTCGTCGATGCCGAATTCTCCGAGGTGGACGACAACAAGGCGTAA
- a CDS encoding copper chaperone PCu(A)C, with translation MRSAMMAMAAAVTLAGCEQAQLGVEDAWVRLPAVSGRPGAAYFTVKGGADATNLLAVSSPVALRTELHEMKHEGGMMTMAPIKDVPIAARATVAFQPGGKHVMLYDISPSVRAGTKVPLRIAFANGQTIELEAEVRAPGQEK, from the coding sequence ATGCGGTCTGCGATGATGGCGATGGCGGCGGCGGTGACGCTCGCCGGATGCGAGCAGGCGCAGCTTGGGGTCGAGGATGCGTGGGTGCGGCTTCCTGCCGTATCCGGTCGTCCGGGCGCTGCCTATTTCACCGTAAAGGGCGGTGCGGACGCGACCAATCTGCTCGCCGTGTCCAGCCCCGTCGCGCTGCGCACCGAGTTGCACGAGATGAAGCATGAAGGCGGCATGATGACGATGGCGCCGATCAAGGATGTGCCGATCGCCGCGCGCGCCACCGTGGCGTTCCAGCCGGGCGGCAAGCACGTCATGCTCTACGACATTTCTCCCAGCGTCCGCGCCGGGACCAAGGTCCCGCTCCGCATTGCCTTCGCCAACGGCCAGACGATCGAGCTCGAGGCCGAAGTCCGCGCGCCCGGGCAGGAGAAATAG
- a CDS encoding vgr related protein, with amino-acid sequence MTHRRPLTPGEIALSRSVFGDAIDYASARVANRKWIFFQPKRVTMAPLGCIHFHPAGGNYRDDFADAHLGLQGHFIHEMTHIWQHQRGIFLPLRRHPFCRYDYALKPGWTLDRYGIEQQAEIVRHIFLLGRGAVIPGAPPIAHYRSILPFTPG; translated from the coding sequence ATGACTCACCGCCGCCCGCTTACCCCCGGCGAGATCGCCCTTTCGCGTAGCGTCTTCGGCGATGCGATCGATTACGCCAGCGCGCGCGTCGCCAACCGCAAATGGATCTTTTTCCAGCCGAAACGCGTGACGATGGCACCGCTCGGCTGCATCCATTTCCACCCCGCTGGCGGCAATTACCGCGACGACTTCGCCGATGCCCATCTCGGCCTGCAAGGGCATTTCATCCACGAAATGACCCATATCTGGCAGCATCAGCGGGGCATCTTCCTCCCGCTCCGCCGCCACCCCTTTTGCCGCTACGATTATGCGCTGAAGCCCGGCTGGACCCTCGACCGCTACGGGATCGAGCAACAGGCGGAGATCGTCCGCCATATCTTTCTGCTCGGCCGGGGCGCCGTCATTCCCGGCGCCCCGCCGATCGCGCACTATCGCAGTATCCTGCCCTTTACGCCGGGTTGA